The genomic segment TAGCTGGGATGGCAAGGCCAGTGAGTTGACTAGTGTCCACCTCTCCACCTAGGTAACGTACTAGATCACACAAATGAGTTGCCTGCTCTACAATTGGTCCACCAGATTTCTTAACATCCCACCAAAATGAATGATCTAATTCAGCGTACGCACAATTATAGGAAACTTTGATTGTCATTAATGGCCTGCCATGTTCAGTGATAATCTCCTTCATCTTATTAATAGCATCATGATAACGGAACATGTAAGCAACAGACACAATAAGTCCTTGTTCCTTAGCTATCCTAGACAGCTCCTCGACATAAGGCTGTACTTCTTCAGGAGGTTGGACTGATATGGGCTTCTCTACAAACACATGAACACCAGCTTTAACTAGTTGTAGCTCTATATCATTGTTGTAAGAACCATGGCAAAATGGGGGAATACCTACAAAGTACAAAAAGACCACATAACAAACAAGATAATTAGTATCACATACCCCCCTGGGTTTattttttcaatttttaaattaaatttgaTCATAAGGAATAGAGTGTAGTCAATAATCAAACAAGTCAGTCAATAATCAAACAAGTCACAAATAATAGTGTCAGCTTCACGACAAACAACAGGGACTGTgcagtacatgtagctacgtagtaCATGTAGTACATGTAGTACAAGTCAAGAAAGACTTGCCATACCAAAACATGTTTAGTAGCTCAACCACGTCAAAACACTATTGTGGTTAAAATAAGTCACAACTGGGGATACCACTTCCCTTGTGATCAATATTTcactgacttactgactgacagacagactgactgactgacatgTTAGTGTGCCTATTACTGAAGTGAAGGGTGGTAAGTTTATGAAGCACTCAGGAATGAAACAAACTCTATAAGGTACATCTCAAGCATCAGCCTCATGGACTAGTTTCTCCACAAAGAGTTGTTTAGGCCAGTCCTTTAGACAACCCACTGCCATTGAGATGATTGAAAGCTCCATATACAAAGAGGTTAAGATTGGATATCTAGAATTGTTAGTTAAAGGATATACACATTGCtatgaccaagagttcataatatatatactgaggagagtatcctactctcatatacctctgtagaagggtgtatcgtgaagttatgatatAGCACTGCTGAGTTcacccgtttttctttgtataattaatgatgtcattagttgaacatgatatCAATTGAACGTGTGCCTAACAATgttgctagcaaccaaattaactccagctctaagcattTCTCACTGAACTACAATCATTCCTTCATGGGTTCAGACTGCTTCGTAGacatttcttgctaggccatttgtgaatacggctatcctgagtgtCACGAGTATGGAATGGTGCTAGAAATTCTTGCACTTTATGGCTGCCCatacatcacaaaccacaacaccttgtcattacatcataacttcacaatagatacacccttctacagggatatatgagagtaggacaatctcctcagtatatatattgcAATAACTAGATAGCCTATAAAGGAagtttgcatgggaggatcagaGAACAAATTATATTCATCATATAGCACaattcataaatggctcagaccATGAAGTGGTTGCATGCTATTTAGAATTGTATGAAGAAGGCAAAGTCGAACATATCAACGGTGTTTGACCAGTTTTCTTAAAATAACAGCTATGTTTACAGCTCAAAATAAAATGTATATACTCCTACAATCGAACCCACCAATCGACCTTTGATTAGCTTGAGAAAGCCTAcaagggtgggtgggtgggaccgTTGATATGTtcgacttcaccttcttcatacaaTTCTAAATAGCATGCAACCATTTTGTggtctgagccatttatgaattataTTTCAGAGGGCTCAGTCTCtcatatcaatggtgttgtttgtagctgaattggaCAGAACTGCTCTAccatatgacaaattgtcagatGGCTTATAGTAGAATTTTTGGAATGCTGACTCTGAACTCCAGTTAGCTGCCTTTAAAATATCATTGGTGGTGATACCAACATTAGCAGCTGCAGAGGAAGATGCCCCCCTAGTGGAGTGTGCAGAGAATATTTCAGTGTCTATCCCAGCTGCACTCAGAACTGATTTAAGCCAACGAGCCACAGAACTGGATGTCACAGCTCTGTATGGCTTGATGAAGGAGATTAACAACTTAGTCTCATCACCACGAATAGGTCCGGTTTTATCCTCATAGGCTTTAAGAACCATCACTGGACACAGTGTAGGGTTTCCAGGAAAAGAGGGAAAAAAGAAATTGGCTATTTGGGATCCTTGTCTAGATTGTTTGGCTAACACATTAGGATAGAAGCACACACCATCTGGTTTGTGCACCCTTCTTGACAAGTCCAGTTGGGATAAATCTGCTGACCGTGAAGGACGTGTCAGAGCACGCAGCATGGTCAATTTCCATGATAATGCCTTTAAGGAGAGGGACTGATTTTCTCCCAAGTTTTCCAGATAATTTAACACAGTTTGAACCTTCCACGTGCTAGTCTATCTGGGCAGTGGAGGCCTATCATGGAATATACCCTTCAGTAGTCTGGATATCAGTGGGTGGTGTCCCACATTGTGACCATCAACTTGCTCATGCACTGATGAGATTGCGGACCTATAAGAATTAATTGAGCTATACTGGTATCCTTCAGTACATAGCTGTGCCAAGAAATTGGCTACATTAATTATAGGTCCAGAAAATGGATTAAAACTCTGTTCAGTACACCAGCTGTGCCATTTGCCAAAGAGTGAGTCATATGACTTGTTTGTTTTGGTCCTCCACGACTTGAGGATGAGTGCTGTAGCTTCTTCTGAAAGGTTCTGACCTTGGAACTTATCCCTGAGATGTGCCACACGGCTAACTGAGGAAGAAGAGGCATTGGATCTATGCTGATCGGCTTCCTCAGGTTCGGTATGATTAACCGAGGATGGTCTATCAACATGTTCAAAAGTGTTGGGAACCATGGTTGAGCCTTCCAGACAGGAGCCACTAGCACCACTCAAACCTGTTGTGATTGCATTTGTGCAAGAACCCGGCCTACCAGATTCCATGGAGGATTCGCATAACACTTCATGGCTGTCCAATCTTGGAGAAAGGCATCTGCTGCCAGTGCATAGGGATCTGGCAGCCAGCTGAAGTAGAGTGGGCACTGGGTGGACAGTCTGGACGCAAACAGGTCTATGTCTAGGGGTCCATAGAGGTTGTTGATTTCCTGGAATATCACAGGGTTCAACTTCCAGTCTGTCCTGTCCAGCATTTCCCTGGACTCTGTGTCGGCTATTGTGTTCAGAACACCTGGTAAATGTACTGCTGCAATGTGGATATTCCTCTCCAGGCACCACATCCAAGGATCTCTTGCAAGCATCACCAATTCCCTGGAGGCTGTTCCTCCCAGGTTGTTGATATAGGCCACTGCTGTGGTGTTGTCGATCCTCAATAAGATGGATATTGCGGTCTTGGACTTTGCAAAGGTTTTGGTTGCTAGAGTTGCTGCAAGTAGTTTGAGACAATTGATATGCATCAAGCGTTCCTGTTGGGACCAAGGTCCCCCTGTTCTCTGTTTGGAGCAACAGGCACCCCATCCCTCCAGGGATGCATCGGAATCGATCACCAGATCTATGTCCCTCTGAATGAGTGTTTTGCCATTCCAcctgcacatgttgttgtcccACCATTCCAGCTCCTCCAGGAACTCTTGTGTTAGGGGGACTTGTGCTTCGTAACATTGGGAGCTCTGCCACAATGTATTCGTTAGTGCCATTTGTAGGTGGCGACAAAACAGGGGCCCTGGAGGAAGGACACAGTTTGTGGCATTCATTTTTCCCAGTAGTTGTGCGAGAATGCGAGCTGAGACTGTTTCCTGCCTCGCTAGCCTGCGAGATTCCGCTTGAATTTGTTTGATTTTTATTGGAGGAAGCCTGATTTACATAGCTATTGAGTCTACGGACAGACCCAGAAATTCTATTACCTAAGCTTAAGTACTGATTTCTTGGTGTTCACAATGAATCCCAGACATTCTAGAAGGTACCGCATTCCGGTCACATGATCTAGGATCAACTTCCTGGACTCCGCCAGAATTAATATGTTGTCGATATAGGCTATTAGACGCACACCCCTCTCTCTGAGGATGGCCAATGCTGGTTTCAAAGTTTTTGTAAACACCCAAGGGGCTGAGGACAGGCCGAAAGGGAGGCAATTGAATTGGTATGTCTTCTCCTTGAAAATGAACCTGAGAAACTATTTGTGGCTTAGGTGAATGGGGATCGAGAAAAAGGCATCCTTTAGATCTATTGTGGCTAACCAGTCCCCTTTCCTCAGAAGGTCTTTCAATGTATGAATGCCCTCCATTTTGAAATGTTGCTTGTCCACAAAGTTGTTCAAAGCTTTGAGGTTGATTACTGGGCGTTGCCCTCTGTCTTTCTTGGGAACAAGAAAGAGGTTTGCCTGGTTGCTTTATAGGTACTATCTCCCCTATTGCCCCTTTCCGCAATAATTCGGTTATTTCCTCTGAAATCAGATGAGTCTGCTCCGCAGAATACTGGGGACAATGTGGTGTTACAGGTTGATGTGGATTTGAGGAGAAGTCTATCAGGTAACTTTGGATTGTGTTTAGAACCCAACGGTCCTGGGTTACCTTCTTGTTGGTAATGAACTAGTCTCCCGGCTAGGGGATAGCTTACTTGTTTGGGGGGGATTATACCCAGACATGCTAGGTGATTCTGTAGTGTACTTTTGAAATCTATCATCAAAAGGTTTTGAACAACAGCATGTGTCAATATGTTCATTTGTTCCACTGGGGTCTCTGCCCTTGTGTGGGACGTCTGAATCCTCAGCCGCCTCTCCTCCTTGCCCTTTGGCTGCACtggtaccccccccccccccccccctgctgTTGGGGGGGGGGGACGCTTTGAAAAAAATGTGGTTTGCTGCTGCTGTCCTTGTTGCCAGGGAGGTGGGATCTCATAGCTCTAACTTGATCCACTAGCTCTTTGGACTTCTGGGCAAATTCCCTTCCAAATAGGGAAGGAGCAGCATCAGTAAAGTTTTCATCATCCTCTGTTAGGGGGAGGAGAGCTTTGTTCATTTGTGAGATAATCTTAGTTCTCCTCAAATGGTTGAATTTGGCATTTATATTGCCCACAAGTTGAATGGCTGCCTTTGCAGCATTAACAGCTTGTTTGTGGGTGACATTGTCACCTTTGGCGTCGGCCTCAACAATGGCAGTGGGGGTGCCATGGAGTCTAGAATGGCCGTTTGGATCACTCCCAGCTCTTTATCAGTTGCCTTTCCATTCTGAGAAACCTCTGGTTTCATATATGCATCAAGCACTGCTGTCTTTGTGGCTGGTACTTTGGGGAGAGCATAGGCATTTCTTGTACTCAGACGGTCGGAGCTCTCTGGTCTCTTAGAGCATGCTTGCTTCAGGAAGGCTGCTGTCTCGTCTGTGACTTGTACCAGTCTGGTAGGTGGAGCAGTCTTGGCACCACGAGTTTCCGTGTCTGAAAAGACTATAGGTTCATCATAGTCCGGGTCTTCCGACTGGTCTGCCCAATCTCTGCTCTTGCTTACTGGGCTAGGTGTTCTACTCCGAGAACGAGATCTAGAGTGTCTTGTTCTACTCCGGGAACGCGAGTGACTTCTGCTCCGTGATCGCGAATAACTCCTACTTCTGGATCGCGACTCACCATCATGCTTACGGCGTACTCTACTCTGAGAGCGTGGCGATACTCTACTCTGAGAGTGTGAAAAAGCAGTTTCTCTACTCCAAGAGGGTGTTGGTCCTCTACTCCAAGAGGGGGATCTACTGTGGGAAAGGGAGACATGGGGAGAGCACGCTCTACTCCAAGAGCGAGATCTTCGCCCTCTCCGAGGGCTGTTAGATCTAGTTCTGCTCCGAGAACGGTGGTGCCTCTCACGGCTCCTGGAGCGGTGAGATCTCCTCTTCTTCAATTTCCACTGTCTAAGCAAAGAAACATCGTCTTGTAGTGATTGTAACTGATCAGTCAGTTTCTGAAGTACTTTGTTGGCGTCAGTCATCACTAAAGTAGACCACGTCGTTCCTGAGCTGTCACACGTGTTCAAGCTAAGAAAAAGGTCTATTGGTaggttcgattgtgggagtatatatatacattttatttttattttgagCTGTAAACATAGCTGTTATTTTAAGAAAACTGGTCAAACACCGTTGATATGAGAGACTGAGCCTGCTGAAATATAATTAGGTGACGTCCTATATTGCTGCAGACTGTTCTTTATTGTGTCAATACAGAACACTAACTAAGCACTCTGGAAGATTGACACACATCCGATCAAAATTCTGCCTTGGGCAGGGGGGTCCCCAATAGTTTTGCATGCATAGTAGCACTCAGTTATAACCATTTAAAGTACATGCTATACAAGGAATAAAGTAGTATCAAGACTAAATATAGCACTCGGTTTCACCTCATGCTATACTGGTCTCTCATCCACTCTTTTGCATGCTACATTTCAAGGATACATAACGCttgtggcaatgctttaactattacataaatatAACCACTACAGCTATATAATATAGCAGCTAACCAGGTTGGTATATCATATGGGGTAAGGTATGGAGTTACACATCAGGTAATGCATCAGTTTTTATAACAAGGTTCTTACAAGAAAAAACCTAGCCCACAAGCAGTGTATTCATTGTTGAATTATGAGTGAGCGAGTGTAGTGAGTGAGTAATAAATGGCAGAATACCATTAAACATTACCACACTAAACAATGTCACATCAACATAATTGCTGTCTTAATCAGACATGTCTAGAAATTGTGTAGCCAGATGCACCATTAACCTAAATTTCTAGTAATTGAAGTGATCATCTCACTGTCAACCATGTTATAGTTGCACAGCTTAGATAGCATATTGACATGGTCAGCAATTATTAATTTACTTGTTCAAGTAATGAGGTAAAGTGCAAACAAAAAACAAACTATGGACAAGTCCAGATCAAACTTTATGTAATGAAAACAACATATGAAGCCAAATAGGTGTGCTTTACGAATCAATAGAATCAGCAAAGCCATAGTATATGTGTGAAAAGGCACACAAAGATAACATAATTAGACGCTCCAGCAACTGACATTTTATTGTGATAAATCAACCCTGCAACATAGGCAGAAAGAAGTGTTTAACATTCATACTTAGCTAGTGGCTTTGTATCATCTATTAGCACACCTTTATTGTGACTTTACAGACCACTCCATAATCTCATCACTACATCCACACCATTGTTACTAGAGGATGTTAATATCACGCTCAATTGTGAAGGTTGGCTCACGATTTTAACAAGAAGCCATAACATTCCATGGCCATTGAAGCCAATCAACATACACGGTCACAGATTAGTGACTCACCGGCTGTACAGATTTAGCAACAATTGTTTAGTGGCAATTATGGGCTCCTGATGAGATAGACAAAAGTTGTCTTCTTTTTCATCATAAAACATAAATGTTGCTATACACAGCAAATCCAATCAACATTTGCTGAACTACAACCAATAATTCATATTAAAATGTTTTTGCtatgcctacagggtaactaACTCACTTGTGAAAAATCTCTACACAGATATTGTAGttaaatattttgtggtttgacATAAATTGGAATAATGGTCAAGAAACTATAACTTGAGTAAGCACATGTAACAACTATGCTATAAAGGTCTATGAATTTGTTGTGTCTACCAGGAACCATTTAAGGGACCATTTTAGAAGGAAGATAAATGCCATTTAGTATTTATAATGCAtcttttgatttctgcacagtgaTTCATAAGAGTGCACAACCAGGATACTCTGATagtgcagtcatcctaatagagcattcactaccTGGAGCCTGGAGTCATGCCTGGAGCCTGGAATCATGTATGCAAACAGGTGaggattttttaaaaatgtcaGGGTTAAATAAGTAGGCAGTGACCAAAGATGCTACAGTGATAATGACACTGTCATTATAGAAATTtacatcatcacatttcttggccaccacctttgatttcacaacattaTCAACCCTAAAAAGACTGTACACTTTTTTGGGTATAGATTGTTGGGTGGGTCAGACGGACAAAGTTTCTTTGCTCAGCAAGAATGCCATATGAAGCAACAGCGTACGCTGACAGGTTAGATACAAGTTAACAGTTTTACAGGCTGCATTTGAGAATGCGTTAGTTATTCGTTGAACTGTAGGGAGAAATCATCAGTAACATTATCAAAACTATCAAAACGCTGTCAgcctctgtgtgtgcgtgtgtgtgtgtatgtcatgTGTGAGGCAACATGGGCAACATGGGcaacatagccaagtggctaaaGCATCAGCCTAGTGATCAAAAGACTCCAGGTTCAACACCTGGTTATgtcaatttggtgttgttgtttccttgagcaagaaacttacTCACATTGCTACGGACCTAGCCACCCTCGGATAGTAGCCATCTTCACATCGTAGCCACAGGATTTTCCtagctgaaagttatagtagctgcggctattaaccagtcaaatacaTCATGAAAATTCCCAATAACTAGTaagtacatacaccacacaTGTTTGGGGTGGATGCTACATTAAGTACATTATGGTACTGTACATTAtggtactgtacatatcacGGCTATAACACATACCTAAACATCACCACTTGACAAAAAATTATTTCTCATGCAAAATAAAAGTGACCTACTGAGTGAAACCTTTCAATTTTGCAAATCTGTTCATAgtgaaataaactgggtaacATTACACATTCCCAAAACAAATTTGAAGAATGAGCAAAAATGGCATATTATTGCTCAGCCAGTTATACTCCTAATAGTATTTTACTCAACTATACAAATTACAACTTACAGCTAAACATAAACTAAGTGACTTGCTACCTTTAATGTCGTAATTACTGGCTTGTACAATATCTTTCCATTGTGGtgggttgggcaatatttcaataaaccGCTAATGCTGCCTAATCAAGTTGCCTTTGTCTAACTTTTTAACAAAAAAAGTTTTGTTGTAAACTAATTCTCAGTGAAAATAAGCACTCCTATTGAATTTTCAAACTGTGTGGTTATGCATGTTTACATGCAATATAACTCATGCAATAATTGTATATCTCACATTCAATATCACCCAACTGTTTTAAAGGGTtgggatattctaatagaacagtcacatgatTTTGCTCAGTGCAAATAACATGAAAacaaaaattttcatcattaaatatgtgactgggtctgagaaaactggtcttatcacccatgacagtagatttgatttttcaccaagatcactgtgcttgggaaaagcagccagcaaaagcagaccactcaagtctagttacaaaattattcatgtagctttgctATGGCAATCTATATgtgcagtgtggggccttaatggagctctggggatgactgtatgtagATGgactccatggtgttgaataaagacctgtgctgtaaacaTCCTTTCATTTGTACAATTTGATACCTGAatagcccataacttggcctaatccaTCTGTACGTCTTCCTCCTtaattttttaaacagcctcttgccctcctccAGCCCCCAAGCTATCTTAAAATGGTAGGAAATTTaagtgttggctacttgtacagtggatggaaggtaaggaattggtgtgtAGAACatatgaaaatttggtacacatgaaAACACTGAATACGTAAAACCAGCATTTATCAATTATACTTTTAgaggtgataagaccggttttcccagactgggtcacatacatgTTGAACAATAATAAAGTGATTTACAGTAATGGTCTTAGCTATAGTCACATTTACGTAGTTCCAATTAGCTTGTAAACACAACAACAGCCCATCAGTAAACTAAATCATTTAATTTAAATTTCTAGCCAAAAGGAGAGCTAGATACACCATCTCAAGCAAAAGAAAGTTGTTTGGGCCCAGTTTTAACTAAATGTTCTCATTGGGAAGCATTGTTCTCTATCTACAAGAGCTTGTACAAATTACAAAGGAATTTAGCAGCCTTATAAATACTATGATGGCAACTGACCACTGTCAAAAGATGTAGTTGACCAGTAAGTGTTGAACAGGATGGCACTACACTGGTATATACAAATCACAAAAtaatttagtagccatataAAGAAATACTACGGCTGTTGGAAGTCATGGTATATTTTGATAACAAGAAGATGTAGCCAGGTAAGTGATAATCAGGATGGCACTACAACTTGATGAAGTTATAGTAACTAATGTCACCCGAGAAGTGCTGTAACCAATGGTAACAGGTACTGAACAACCAACCCTGGACCAGTAACATCAGAGTTCATGAAAATGTGATGATTTGAAAATTAGTAACAAATATACAACATAGAGTCTTCACCTCACAATAACAGATTTTGTGTCGATGTAGACAATAGTACAACTCTACATGGCTTGCTTATAAAACTCTATAGTAAGGAGATCATTAACATCTGTTGTCTGACTAGTGACCCAGTAGGGCTTACTTATGTTAGCCAGTCAAACAGAAGCCATATTGTGTGatgacacacatacataaacacTCACATCATGGCATAAAACACTATCAAAAGATTTCCTTTAAAATTATGGTAGAAATCCACTGAAAGCAACACAGAAAATTATACCCCTCCAACAAGCACAATTATCAGTTAGGGGTTACATACAAGCAGCTACTAACACAAAATTGTGCGCTGTGTCATGGACCAACAACAAGCTGAGAGTGTGGTTACAAGGTTCTTGATCCTGTAATGCATATATGGTTCTGTCTATAGCCCCGTGAACAAGTTGGTAAATTGTGAGGAGGGA from the Dysidea avara chromosome 13, odDysAvar1.4, whole genome shotgun sequence genome contains:
- the LOC136243164 gene encoding luc7-like protein 3, whose translation is MTDANKVLQKLTDQLQSLQDDVSLLRQWKLKKRRSHRSRSRERHHRSRSRTRSNSPRRGRRSRSWSRACSPHVSLSHSRSPSWSRGPTPSWSRETAFSHSQSRVSPRSQSRVRRKHDGESRSRSRSYSRSRSRSHSRSRSRTRHSRSRSRSRTPSPVSKSRDWADQSEDPDYDEPIVFSDTETRGAKTAPPTRLVQVTDETAAFLKQACSKRPESSDRLSTRNAYALPKVPATKTAVLDAYMKPEVSQNGKATDKELGVIQTAILDSMAPPLPLLRPTPKVTMSPTNKLLMLQRQPFNLWAI